The sequence below is a genomic window from Myxococcales bacterium.
CGCGGCGCCCGCCTTCGCGCCCGACCCGCTCGCCGTGCTGCGGACGCTGTGGACGACGCACGAGAACGAGGCGCTGTATCGCAAAGGCAAGGAAGACCGGATGCTGGTCTTCACCGTCGGCCTGTTGGTCGCGGTGGTGTTCGGGGCGGCGTTCGTGCTGAGCGCCGGCCGCGCGCTCGACTGGCACTGGTTGAGCCGGCTCATCTTCCGGCTGTTCTTCGTCGGCATCGCGTTTGCGATCACCTTCGCCGGCAACGCCTTGATCGAACTGAACCGCAAACGCCTGCAGGACGTGCTGGCGATGATCGTCAAAACCCAGGAGGCCCTGCGGCTCTTCGCCGACGGCGCGATCCCCGGCAGCGACGGCGCGTTCATCCCGAACACCTACAAATTCCTGGGCAGCATCAACGACGACGAGACCAGCTACGCGCAGATGATCATGAAGGTCGCGGCCGCGGCCGCGGCGTTGACGATTTTCCTGCTTGTATAAAGCCGGGCCGCAATGGCGAACATTCTGGTCGTTCAATGGCACGCCGAAATCCGGAGCCTGATGGTCTTGTTGCTCCGGCAGCGGGGTTATGACGTCGCGACCGCCGCCGACCTGAACGCGGCGGCCGCCGCCGGGCGACGCTTCGATCTGGTCTGCCTGGACTTGATGACCCCCGGCCTGGACGAACGGGAGCCGCGCCGTTCCTTCGAACAAAGCCCCCTCGGCAACCGCCTGGACCGCGCGCCGCTGCTGCTGACCGACGTCAACGGCCGCCTGGAGGATCTGCCGCGGGAAATCCGCCAACAAGCCGACGGCGTCTTCCGCCCCCGCACCGGGCACACGTTTCCCTTCCTGGTCGAGGTCGAACGTCTGGCGCCGCCGCCGCCGCAATTGCCGCGCCCGATTCTCACCTGGCGGCTGGACAAGCGGGAACTGCCCGCCTTTCTCTATGCCTGCTTCCTCTTCGGCGTGAACGGCGTCATCACGCTGCGCGACAAGCGGGTCTACAAACAACTGCACCTGATCGACGGGTGGATCCGTAGCGCCGCCTCGAGCGAGGAAAGCGACTGGCTGGGCAAGATGCTGCTCGCCCGGCACCAGATTTCCGCCGAGGCGCTCAACGAGGTCGAACGCGCCCTGGGCACCACCAAACGGCGCATCGGCGAGGAATTCGTGGCGCGCGGGCATCTGAACGAGCCGCAACTGGCCGAGGCGCTGCGGCAGCAATACACCTCGATCGCCATGTCGGTGTTCGAATGGAGCGCTTTGGAAGTCAGCCTGGAGGAAGGCGAACCGAACCCGCAGCCCCAACTGACCGTTCACCCGTTTCGGCTGCTGATCAACGGCTTGAATTACGGGTTTTCCGCGGCCGAAATCGACGAACAACTCGGCTCGCTCGACGTCTTCCCCGTGCCGACGATCTGGACCGCCTTCCGTTTCGCCGAGGCCGATCCGCAACCCGAGGAACTGCTGCTCTTGCAGGCGATCAACGGCCAGCACTCGTTGCGGCAGATCATCCAAGCCTCGCCGTTCAGCCCGGAAGCAACCAAGAAATTCATCCTGGCGCTGGCGATCATGCACGCCGTCCTGCTATCGCCCGAAGCGCGCGAATTGCCGGTCGGCTTCGAGCAGCAACTGCAAGGCAACAACGAAGCGTTGATCGAAGAAATGTTTTTCCGGGAGCCGCCGCCGAAAATCTCGTTCGACGACCTGGGGGAAGACGACGCCGACGCCGACCGCCCGCCGACCTGGCGAACCCACTTGAGCTTTCTGGACATCCGGCAGGGCGCCCGTTTTCTGCTGATGATCCTGCTGGGCTTGGTCGCGGTGGCGGTGGCCTGGCAATGGTGGGCGAAAAAAAGCGCCGAGGAACAGGCGATCCGCGAGGCGAAGCGTCCGTTGATTCAGCACACCGAGCCGGTCGTCATTAAAAAGCCCACCTACCAAAAAGCCGATCACCTGCTGGCGGAAGCGATCCAGGCATTGAATGCCGGAGGTTGGGACGGAGTGGGCGAAGCGCGTTCGCTGATCGGCGCCTCGCTGAACATCGATCCGGAATTCGAGGCCGCGATCAATCTGCGCGGCTCGCTCGACCTCGCGTTCGACGCCCGTTTCGCGCTGCAACACAATGATCTCGAGGCGGCGCGCGGCGCGTTGGAAAAAGCCTACCGCCAGGCGCCGGGAAATCCGTTGTTGTCCGAATTAATGACGGCAGCCGGGATGGAAAATCCCGCCGTCGAGACCCCGGCGCCATGACCCGGCCCGGGCCCGCGAATTCCTTCTTCGAGCTGCTGACCACCAAACTGTTTTTCGGCCTGGCGCTGTTCTATTTTCTGCTCGGTCTGGCCCTGGCCTTCTGGCCGCTGACCAACTACCTGGGCCTCGAATTCAGCCTGGCCTTGTGCATCGCCGTCGGCGCCCTGGGCGGGCCGGTGGCGGTCGGCGTTTATCACCGCCGCACCGGCGGCGGCGCCGCGGCCGACCAGCGCGACCAGGCGTCGCGGTTGGGCGCGCCGGCGTTATGGGTGGAAATTTCGCTGTGCCAACTTTTCGCGCTGCTACCCGCCCTGATGGGTCTGGCGCTCGCTTCCTTGATGGACCCGCCCTGCGCGCCGCAACGCGGCATCGGCTTTTTCGTTTTGATGCCCTTCATCGGCGTTTTCTACACCAGCGCCTGGGGTTTGACTTTCGCCAGCCTGCTGCGAAGCCCGCGCCGCGCCAAGCTGCTGGTCATTTTATTAGCCCTGGCCACCCTGGCGTACAGCGGTTTCAATTTCCTGCAAAAGCCAACGGTCTATTTTTACAATCCGTTTTTCGGCCATTTTCCCGGTCCGATCTACGATGCCGGCGCCAGCCCGAGTCGAGCCCTGGCGATGTACCGGCTGGCCAACCTGGCCGATGCGGGAATCATCGTCCTGCTGCTGTCGCTATGGTGGCGACGCTGGGACCGCCGTCAGGCCGCTCGTCGGTCCCCGTCGCCCGGATTCTGGCTGCTGCTGATCGCGCTGGCCGGCGTTACGGCCGGTATCCACCAGGCTCGTTTCGCACTCGGCTTCGACATGGACGAAGCGCACCTGCGGGAAAAGTTGAAGGGGCAGATCCGCACCGAGCATTTCGACATCTACTACCCCAAGCGCGCCGACATCGAGCGCCAGATGCCGCTGGTGGCGCGGGATCATGAGTTCCGTTTTCGGCAGATCGAGAATGAGCTGGGAATCCGCTATCCGTTCCGCATCACCAGCTACATCTACCCGAGTGAGAAGGCCAAAAAGGATTGGATCGGCGCGGGCGGCACCGAGTACGCCGATTGCGCCAAGCATCAGATGCATTTGAATTGGGAAGATTTCCCGCTGCACATTCTGCATCACGAAATGATCCACGTCATGCTCAGCGAATACGGGCTGCCCGGGCTGGGATTTTCCTCGCGAATCGCCGTGACCGAAGGGATGGCCGTGGCGTTCGGCGGACCGCCGCAGGCGAACCGGGACCTCGACCGCTGGGCGGCCGGGATGAAGGCGATCGACCGCCTGCCTCGCCTCGAAAACATCCTCGGCCTCGGTTTCTGGGGCGAATCCGGCGCCCGCGCCTATACGGCGGCCGGCAGTTTCCTTCGTTTTCTCGCCACCCAGCCGGACGGCGTCAAGAAAGCG
It includes:
- a CDS encoding response regulator transcription factor, which translates into the protein MANILVVQWHAEIRSLMVLLLRQRGYDVATAADLNAAAAAGRRFDLVCLDLMTPGLDEREPRRSFEQSPLGNRLDRAPLLLTDVNGRLEDLPREIRQQADGVFRPRTGHTFPFLVEVERLAPPPPQLPRPILTWRLDKRELPAFLYACFLFGVNGVITLRDKRVYKQLHLIDGWIRSAASSEESDWLGKMLLARHQISAEALNEVERALGTTKRRIGEEFVARGHLNEPQLAEALRQQYTSIAMSVFEWSALEVSLEEGEPNPQPQLTVHPFRLLINGLNYGFSAAEIDEQLGSLDVFPVPTIWTAFRFAEADPQPEELLLLQAINGQHSLRQIIQASPFSPEATKKFILALAIMHAVLLSPEARELPVGFEQQLQGNNEALIEEMFFREPPPKISFDDLGEDDADADRPPTWRTHLSFLDIRQGARFLLMILLGLVAVAVAWQWWAKKSAEEQAIREAKRPLIQHTEPVVIKKPTYQKADHLLAEAIQALNAGGWDGVGEARSLIGASLNIDPEFEAAINLRGSLDLAFDARFALQHNDLEAARGALEKAYRQAPGNPLLSELMTAAGMENPAVETPAP